The genomic region GCCGGCACCGGGCGAGGGTGCAACCAAGACCGGCTCGTCGGACAAGCGGACAAGCCCGTTCGATCACCGTCTCCACGAGGCCCGCAGATCCGAAATACTGGGCGCTGCCTCCGCGGAAGGAACGCAGAAAACGCCAGAAAAAATGGGTTCTCGTCGGTTCGACCGCCGCTTCCCTGTTGCTGCTCCTGACGGGGTATTCCCACAACAATCAGGGGGCGTCGAATTACACCAATAACGCCCAGGCGAATCCCATCGTCACGGAAGACGATTTGGAGGGCCTGAACAATGCGGAACGGACCATTCTCATGACGGCGGCTCCGGGAGTCCGCGCGACCGGTACGCTGTACATCCTGAAAACCGACAACCCCGACGAGAAAAAACTGGCCATTGCCATTCGGGGATTGAAGCCGTCCTCCAACCACGTATATCAGGTGTGGAAACACTCCGGCGATCGGGTGGAATCCCTCGGAACCGTCGATCCTTCCGAGGACGGAACGGTCATGTTCGCTTCCCGGTTGACCGATTACGGCTCCATCGAGGGAATCACCATCACCAAGGAAAAACGGTATGAAAAGGAACCGATGGGGCGCGACATGCTCGTTGCCGCCCTGTCACCCACCTGGGAGAAAAACACGTTCCTCAACGGCCGTTATAAAACGGCGAAAAAGAAAAGCGAATCCGTCAGCCGGCAAGGGAAAAACCTCACCCAATCCATCGATGTCTCCCGGATGAGCGACGGCAAGGAAAGCCGGTATTCCTATTCCCACGGAGCGGGCACCCTGAAAAAGACCCGCAGCACCGGCACCAAACAATCCTTGAACCAGGCTCCTTCCCGTTCCAATCCGGTGCAACAAAAGCCGCAAGTGACGCAACCGAAAAACGACGCGAACCAAGCGGACAAAGGCAGCCAAACCACTTCCCCCACCAACAATACGAACAACACCACAAACACTGATAACAACAATACCAACAATAACAATACCAACGCCGGCAGCAACAACAGCGGGAGCTCTTCCAACAAGAGGCTGCTGGACATAAACCTGAATCTGGGCATTATCAAAGTGGGCATCAAGCTGTAAAAAAACCATTGAAGCCTGCTGACGCGATCGGCGGTCAGCAGGCTTATCTTTTGCAAAAAGAGGGGGAACCATCCCCCTCATTTCATCTCTTCAATGCGCCGATGAATTCTCTCCACCGGCAAAATCACCTGAGTAAACGTCCCCTCTCCCACGATGGCTTTGTCATGTTTGGCGACCACCCGGCAAACCACCTTGTTGGGCTTCACTTCCGTCGCCTCGGCAATAAAAGTGACTTGCTTCCCGATGGGGGCGGGAGAACGGTGCTCCACGGTGATGGAACCGCCCACCCCTTCTTCTCCTTCCTCGAGGAAGGGAAGGATGACCTTTCTCCCCACCCATTCCATGTAATAAACCATGGTCACGGTGGATAAGACGGGATGGATCATTTCCCCGCCGAAGGCGGCGGTCATATCCTCCGTCACCGTGATGCTCATCGTCTCCCGATGACCTGGATGAAGTCCCGGTTTCACAGGCCGCTCCCCCTCAAACGCCGAAGGGGTTGAGGGGCTTGGAACCGATGTAGGAAAGGACACTCTTGGTCTCGGTGTACAGGTCCAGCGATTCGATGGCCAGCTCCCGCCCGAATCCGGA from Planifilum fulgidum harbors:
- a CDS encoding thioesterase family protein, with amino-acid sequence MKPGLHPGHRETMSITVTEDMTAAFGGEMIHPVLSTVTMVYYMEWVGRKVILPFLEEGEEGVGGSITVEHRSPAPIGKQVTFIAEATEVKPNKVVCRVVAKHDKAIVGEGTFTQVILPVERIHRRIEEMK
- a CDS encoding anti-sigma factor: MRLRDEYLCTLTDFHIRDGLAVEEPVYQEHLQRCPRCREKIRRHRARVQPRPARRTSGQARSITVSTRPADPKYWALPPRKERRKRQKKWVLVGSTAASLLLLLTGYSHNNQGASNYTNNAQANPIVTEDDLEGLNNAERTILMTAAPGVRATGTLYILKTDNPDEKKLAIAIRGLKPSSNHVYQVWKHSGDRVESLGTVDPSEDGTVMFASRLTDYGSIEGITITKEKRYEKEPMGRDMLVAALSPTWEKNTFLNGRYKTAKKKSESVSRQGKNLTQSIDVSRMSDGKESRYSYSHGAGTLKKTRSTGTKQSLNQAPSRSNPVQQKPQVTQPKNDANQADKGSQTTSPTNNTNNTTNTDNNNTNNNNTNAGSNNSGSSSNKRLLDINLNLGIIKVGIKL